ACCTGCGCTTATCCGCTCGTACCTGAGCACGATGGTCTATGTAAAAGTCGTAGGTAGGCGAGGGGTTGCGCCGCAACTCACGCGAGATGGTAGAGGGACTCCTGCCTAAAACACGGCCCATCTCTCGTATAGATCGCCCGTCTCTACGCATCGTATCTATACCCTATGAGCGCATAAAGCGCTCAAGGGGCACGCTGTCACCTCACGCTCCTTCAGTCCAAGATGTTGGTATCTTGAGTGCATACGTCCTCAGAATAACGAAATCCCTCTCGCTTTCCAAGGTGTTGCACTTCATTATTGAACCCACGTCCTACAAAATCAGAATCAATGATTTTGGAGTGCAACAACCATGTTGTTGTACCGCAACGAGACGCTCGTCGCACTCCATATATGCTCCCTTTCTCCTTCACAGAAAGGATCGCAGATCGAAATATTCGTCGACAGATTTCAATTGAAAACACCCCGGATCAAGGTATAATTCGCAATGGTTGACCTGCATGTTCACACCTCCTTCTCCCCTGATTCCAATATTGCCCCTGAACGCGCCTGCCGTGCGGCTGTGGCAAGGGATCTAAAGATCGCGGGCTTTGCCGACCACGTTGAGTTCCTGCCCGCAGACGAGGCGTACGTGGATCTAATCGACAGCACCAAAATCCTTACCGAGATTGAGCGCCTGCGCGAACGCTACCGCGGAAAGCTTGAGATACTCTACGGCGCTGAGATTGGGTTCATCCCCGGAAAAGAGAGCCAGATTAAGGATTTTCTGGATTCGCAACCTCTCGACTACGCGATCGGATCGGTGCACTACGTGGATGGGATACTTGTCTCCAGATGGGTGCGCGAGCGTGAGCTGGCAGGAAAATCCTTCATGCCCTACTTCGAGGCCGTGCTTGCTGCTGCCGAAAGCGGGCTGTTCGAGATTCTGGGCCACCTGGACTACGTGCGCAAGTATCTTTTCGCCCCGCAAGCATACAGGGGGGATGATTATGAGGAGATAGTGGAACGGATTCTTGAGGCCGCCGCCCGGTCCGGATTGGTCCTTGAGCTGAACACCGCTGGCTGGCGGCACGCAACCGAGGAGCCTTATCCGGGCGAGCGTATACTTAAACGATTTGCAGAGCTGGGTGGGTGTGTTACGGGTACTACGGGTGTTACGGGTGTTGCGGGTGTTACGGGTGTTACGGTGGGGTCTGACGCACACAAGGACTATGAGGTGGGTTACGGCAACGGGAAGGCGCGAGAACTCCTGCGCGGTGCGGGATTCGGTTCGGTGGAGGTCTTCAGAGAGCGCCAGCGTTCCTCGATCCCTTTATGACCTGGCCCGCATCTATGATCTGGCAGCCCCTTTCTGGGGTTTCTTCCTGGCGCTTGCACTGTTTGGTCTGGGAAAGGATCCTTGAGATCGGCTGCGGCACAGTGTATCTGCGTGATCAGATAGCTTTACCTGAAAGGTCAGTGATCGGTCTGGGCATCTCCAAATGGATGCTGCGCGAAGTTCGTAAAAGACTCGTTCGGAAAAACAAGAGAGCATCTCTTGTTCTCGCAGACTATTATCACCTCACAATTAGGTTGACTGCCTGAAAGCTCAGACTATACTTCCCTAATGCGTTCAGTGATGCTTTTTGTCCCTCTGTTGTTACTTCTGAGTTGCGCGTCGCGTTTGACGATAACCGACCAGGACCTTCCCGTTGTGCCCGCCGATAACCTTGTTCTGAATGACAGCGATACCGTCTTGGTTGGGACAATCACCATGCTCTCAGATAAGCTCGAGGCGTTTGACGTGGTTCGGATCAGGGGCGATACCGCCTTCCGCGTCGGGCGGGTGCTTTTTGATAAAAGCATCCAGCCTTACTATGGAGGCATAATAAGGGCGCGCCTGAGGCCTGTTGAGAAAGATGTCTACGGCTACATCACAAAGGCCGAACTCCTTGAGTGGTCAGAGGAACCGCTGGCACGTGAGGCAACCCGCGAAGCTGTCGAAGTTATACTGGATAAACAACGTGAACGGTTGAACCGTATTCTTAGAGAGAAGGGGTTTGAAGCATGGGAATCGGACGGTCTCCTTCAGCTTGTGGGCTACGACCCGGAGGCAGAGATAGCAATCTACAGTATGGCGGCGAGGGCGGTTGAGGAAGGAAACATTCAAAGACAGCCGATTTTAGTCGTGTGGGCCAGCCCACAAGGGGCGATCCTAAAGGTCAACCTTACGATCCTGAATCGGATACTTGAAAGGAGATGACGTGAAGAAGCTATTTTTATTAGTTCTTTTCGCCACAGCCGCCTTCGGCACGACGTGGTATGAGGTAGGGGTTCCTCTCGAAGGGAAGTCATTACCCGCCGTACTCTCAGGATTTGATATCGTTGGCGGCAAAGCCGGCTACTGGGCAGAGATCGTGTGCACACAGGAAGGACTCAAGCTCCTGGATCAGGCAGGCGTTGACTACCGGATCATCATAGAGGATCTCGAGGCCTACTATGCCGCACAGATGATTGGTCCCACAAACTTCGGCGACTACTATACATACGATGAGACCAACGCTATCCTTGATTCACTTCACGAGGAATACCCTCAGATTATTTCGGAACGGGTGATTATGCCAAACGACAGCCTGGGTGACACGACCTGGGACGGAAACTACGTCTGGGCGGTAAAGATATCGGATAACGTCGGTACGGAAGAGAACGAACCCGAGGTTTTATATACAGGGATACATCATGCGCGAGAGCCGATCAGTGTCAACATCTGCGTTGAATGGGCAAGATGGCTCTGTGAGAATTACGGCTCCGATCCCCTTGCCACCTATCTCGTGGACAACCGCCAGATATGGATCATCTCCATAATCAACCCTGACGGCTACCTTTACAATGAAGAGATACGTCCTGGCGGCGGGGGCATGCACCGCAAGAACCGCCGGCCTACGGGCGCAGAACCGCAAGGGGTAGACATCAACCGCAACTACCCCTACATGTGGGGTTACGATAACCAGGGCTCCTCACCCGATCCTGGGGAGGAGACCTATCGGGGTCCTGAGCCGGGCTCCGAGCCCGAGACCCAGTCGGTGATGAACCTGTGCAAGGAGCATGAATTTGTAACCGCACTCAACTTCCACAGCCACTTCAACTTCTTCATCTGTCCGTGGGGATATAAAGACGAAAACTGTGAGGACTCCGCAGCATACTTCGCCTGGGGAGAGATAGCCACCCGTGCCTGTCACTACGCGGTATTCCCGGGCTACCAGTTCTACAACACCAATGGAGGTTCAGATGACTGGATGTATGGCGAGACAGAGGAGAAGAATCGAATATTTGCGGCGACCCCCGAGGTAGGAACCGACTTCTGGCAGGACTGGAGGATTCCTGAACAGATTGAAGATACAAGACCCCTGATGATTGCCACTGCCAAAGCAGCGGCTGTCTACCCTGAACTTGAAGGTATCTGCTGGTCAGATGGCGGTGATGGTGAGATCTCTCCCGGAGAAACCGTTGATCTTATCGCGCGGGTGCATAACATGAGCGTGAAGGATGAATCCGGTCAGATAGGTCTTGAACTCGGCGGATCCGATCCGAGGGCCGAGCTCGTTAAACCCACGGCGTCCATCTCATCACTGGCACCCCAGAGCACCGGAACAAACGAAGCCGATCCTTTGAGGGTAAAGGTCTCCGCCTCCGCACCGCCCGACTCGGCAATCCCGCTTACGCTTACCGTACGAGCGGCAGGCGAGGAGTTTATCCATCAAATCACGCTTCCGGTGGGTGAACGCCAAACCCTGCTCGCCGAGGACTTTGACGACCAGAACTATGAAGGCTGGTACTCCAACTGGGGATTGACCGACGAGAACTCGCACTCGCCTGATTACTCCATTACCGACTCCCCGGATGGCCCATACGACGACGAGAGCTTATACTATCTTCAGAGTCCTGCACTCGATCTCTCAGACAAGGTGATCGCGGAACTCAGCTTCTGGCATCTTTTCTCCATCGAGAAGGGCTGGGACTGGGGAGCAGTTGAAGCAAAGAGCAGCCAGACCGGTGGATGGGTAACCCTCAGGCGCTTCTCAGGCTTCCAGGATGAGTGGCGCGAGGAACGCTTTGATCTCTCAGGGTTCTGCGGCACCTCCGACTTCCGCATACGATTCACGCTGACCACCGATTGGGCCATGCATCTTGACGGGTGGTATATAGACGATATCGAGCTTACCGCGTTCAAAGGTATACCCAGCGGATTGCACGAACTTGCAGACATAAGGCCGATAATCGAGCCGATACAGACCATAACCACTGGAAACCTGAGCTTTGCCGGTCCTGCAGGCACTCAGGTGGACGTCGTAGTATTCGACGCGTCCGGACGCCTGCTTGCCAGGACAGAAGGAACCACCCCATTCAGCTGGCAGATGCAGGATAAAAGTGGCAGTACTCTACCCGCCGGGGTATACTTTGTAAGAACCATCTCGGATACAAGAGAGACTAACCGCAAGGTCGTGGTGATCGATTAAAAAGACTTCTTGTGGAACACAACTGACCCGCCAGGAGGTATTGTGAAGAAGGACCTCGTTTCAATCGTTGATCTAAATGGTGAGGAGATCAGGGAACTATTCAAGATATCTGCCGAGATAAAGGGTTTAGAGCTTGATCTTGCCAAAGGCAAGACCCTGGTGCTCGTGTTCGAGAAGCCTTCCTTGAGAACACGGGTCACCTTCTCTGTGGCATTCTTCCAGCTGGGCGGGAACGTAATCTACCTTGCACCTGCTGATATAGGCTTAGGCAAACGCGAGTCTGTCCCTGATGTGGCTCGCAACCTGGCACGCTGGGTTGACGCGATCGCCGCCCGAACCTTTGCGCATAAAACCGTCCAGGATCTGGCGGAGTATGCGGATATTCCGGTGATCAATGCGCTCTCAGACGCCGAGCACCCATGCCAGGCGCTTGCAGACTTTCTTACTATCTATGAGCATCTAGGTTCGGGGTCCACGCGAGGAAGCGAAGCTTTCTCGTGGGGTGATATCAAACTCGCTTACTTCGGCGACGGCAACAACGTGTGCCACTCGCTGATGCTGACCGTGGCCAGGCTGGGAGCCCATATGGTGATCGGGGGGCCACAGGGCTATGGTCCAAAGGACGAGTTTATTAAGGCGGCAACCGATGAAGCGGCAAAGACAGGTGCTTCTATAACCATAACCAACGACGCGCATGAGGCTGCCGCCGACGCCGACGTTATCTACACCGACGTGTGGGCCTCGATGGGACAGGAGCAAGAAGCCGCCGAGCGCAGGTCTCTGTTTGCACCATTCCAGGTGAACTCCGAACTCTTAAGCCACGCAAAGCCTGACGTTCTGGTCGAACACTGCCTGCCTGCCCACCGCGGAGAGGAGATCACAGACGAGGTGCTTGACGGGGAGCACTCGGTGGTCCTTGATGAGGCCGAGAACAGGCTTCACATCCAGAAGGCGATACTTTATAGATTGCTCCTTTTAACCGGAGATTAAAAGATCGCAGCTCTAGAATAGGAAGGCCAGCCGGATGCTGGCCTTTCCATTTTTTATTCTGCGACCTTTTTCGCGTAGCGAAAAAGGAGCATAATCTCTATTGACAAGGAGAGAAGGCTGGATATAGTGCACCGTGAGCTTCCTTAGTGAACATAACATCCTCATCTTCCTCTTACAAATAGTCCTTCTGTTGTTTGCAGCAAGGGCCGCGGGGGAGCTCTTTCGCAAGCTGAAACAGCCTGCTCTGGTGGGTGAGATGCTTGTAGGGATCATCTTCGGCCCGACGATTCTTAGCAGGCTTCTGCCCGGGGTCCAAACCTTCTTATTCCCTGCCGATCCTATTCAGCACTCGATGCTTCAGACCGTCTCCTGGCTGGGGGTGCTCTTTCTTTTGCTCGTAACCGGCTTCGAGGTAGAGATCTCGGCGATCTGGAAACAGCGGCGCTCCTCGTTGACCATAGGATTCGTAGGGGTCTTGCTTCCCATGCTTATGGGGATAGGCCTGGCATTCCTGTTGCCGGAACGCTACATGGTAGACCCTGACCGCAAGCTGGTGTTCGTACTGTTTATGGGCACCGCTATGGCCATCTCCGCCATACCAATCATAGCCAAGGTGCTGCACGATCTGGACATCCTGAAAAGCGACATAGGGCTTACCATAATCTCAGCCTTCACGGTGAACGACATCCTGGGGTGGGTGGCGTTTACCATGGTGCTCGGTCTTGCCACCCAGCAGCGCATCAATTGGTTATCCATGCTGAGGGTCTTCGGGGGCACGGCGGTGTTTATAGCGTTCAGTCTGACCTGGGGACGTAAGCTGGTGAATCGGGCTGTGAAGTGGATCAACACGAGCTGGCTGCCTAAACCCGGGAGCGTTCTGACCTTCGTCGTTCTCCTTGGGGGGCTGTGCGGAGCTTTGACCCAGCTTATCGGCATCCATGCCGCCTTCGGGTTCCTGGTTGCCGGGGTGATGGCAGGCGGTGCACCTGCCATTTCGGAGCGCAATCGAGAGACGATCTCCCAGATGGTGTATGCGGTGTTCGTCCCGCTTTTCTTCGTAAGCATCGGACTCAGGGTTGACTTTTTGGCCAACTTTGACTGGCTGCTGGTCAGCACTGTAACCGCGGTAGCCATAGGAGGCAAGCTTGTTGGAGCCTGGCTGGGAGCGAGAATGTCTGGCATCCCACAGCGCGACTCGTTCGCCATAGGCATAGCGCACACACCGGGCGGTGCTATGGAGATCCTCATCGGTGTGCTGGCGTTGGAGTTCGGACTCATTAATCTGGTGGTATTTGAGGCGATTGTGGTCGCGGCAGTAGTCTCATCCATCCTGGTCGGGCCACTGCTTAGTCTCTCCCTTCAGCTGCGCCGCGCCTTCAATGCACTTAAGTACCTGCTTTCCGACGCTGTCGTCTTCAACCTTGCCGGCGACACCCCACTCAAGGTTATCGCAGAGCTCTGCAGATCAATCTCTACCCACGATGGGACGCCCGGTGCGGGCGAAGCATGTGCGGCTGTGAGTGCGCGCGAAGAGATAATGGGAACCGGTATGGAAAAAGGGATCGCCATACCACATGCAAGGATGCAAGGCCTGTCCCAGCCCATCTTCACCTTAGGACGTTCGACCAAAGGGATAGAGTGGAACACCACGGACGGGTTACCGGTTAAGCTTGTATTCCTCATACTCACCCCTGACCCGGATAAGGACGACATGCAGGTGAAGATTTTGGCATCCATTGCCAGGGTGCTGGAGGATGAGAAGGTACGAAGTGGAATGCTGGAGGCTCGCGACAGGGAGGGAATGCTGGCTATCTTCACCTCCGCGCTCAGGCGCGACCGGATGATGAGAGCGAGAAGATAATTACCCCACCCGAAAGCTTCGCTTCCGGGCGGGGACCCCATAGAGATGCGAAGTATCTGCGTGGGGTGTAAAAAGGAGGCCCGATGGACGTTGCCAAAGCGATTCGCGACCGCAGAAGCGTACGCTCATACGAAAAGAAGGTTATCCCTCAGGACGTACTTTTAAAGGTTCTTGAGGCTGCAAGGCTTGCCCCTTCTGCCAACAATCGCCAGCCCTGGAAGTTCGTTGTGGTGCGCGAGGCGGCAAAACGCGCCGCACTTGCCAAGGCGGCAAAGGAGCAGCAGTTCGTTGCCGAGGCTCCGGTGGTGATCGCCGCTGTGGCACTGGAACCGGAAAGGGTAATGACCTGTGGTGTTCCGACCTATGCCGTTGACCTGGCAATCGCCGTGGATCACATAACCCTGGCCGCGGTCCAGCAGGGACTTGGCTCATGCTGGATCGGCGCCTTCTACCAGGAGGATGTAAAAAAAATACTAGATATCCCCGACGAGTATAAGGTAGCCGCTCTGTTAACATTGGGCTACCCACGCGATCAGGCCCGCTTCAAGAACCGCAAACCGCTTGAAGAGATCGTCTGCTACGATAGCTGGGGCTGAAAGGAGAGGTACTAAGATGGCAAAAACCCTCTGGCGCTCAGCTGAGGGTTTCATTATGCGTTAAGAGCGCGATTTGGAAACAGAGTAGGCTTTGCGGTCGGCGTAGACAGCACCCCAGGCAGACCATCTGGCGGCGTTGGCAAAGATCGTCATAAGGTGAGGGATAACGCGAAGGGAGTTGATCCACCAGATCCAATCCTGACCGTGCTCAACGTATAGCCTGGAGATCCCAAGCGAGAGAATAGACCAGAAACCCAACACGGGCAGGACAATCGCCACCTCCACCATCAGGATCCTGAAGAAGTTGTAGCGGGTTAGCCCAAAGCTGTAACGCAGGGCTTCAAACAACCCTTTCTTCTCAACCACTATCGCGAATGGCACAAGTACCAGCCGGATGCCCACAACAAAGGCCACCGCCTGAAATATCCAATCCAGGGACAGGTACACTACAAGGCTTCCCGTAATCGTGGTCAAAGCAAGCGCTGACCATGCCGCCAACCCGATGATTAATCCGCATAAGGAAAGAAGCATCAAGGGCTTCCAGCTGGGTTCCAGTACAGTTATCAACCTGTGATCTCTGCCGGTTAGTGATCTATGCACCAAAAGGGTCAATGCCGCTGCAAACCAACTGGCAACCACTATCCAGGCACCTGTGAGCGCAAGATCCCTGACCGCAAGTAGAATCCCTTGCTTATCAACGTAGCCGTAAAAAAACAATGACCCCGGAAATCGTGCCACATCAAGCAGCTGGCGCAAAGTCCACTTTACGATAACCGGAACGCTTGACAGAACGATCAGCGCCCACCACTCTTCCCTCAGTATCTGCCAGGCGCGTCGAGTGGTATCCAGAAGATGTATATGCGCCGGGAAAGCAAAGGTGTCTTCCTCCAGCTCCTCTTCGGGTCTGAGATCCGCCGAATTCCCCTCAGGCATAAACGGAACTTTCTTTTGTGAAGTGGTTCATAGATAGGGTAACGACTTCGCAGATCCCATGCTTGGAATTAGATATCTTCAACTATCCGCCACGCTCCCAGCGCAAGAAGCAGCTTGAGGATGTCTATGGTGGTGCGTACCCGCAGGCCGGCATATTGCTCGCCCCAGCCGCCGTCAGAGGCCTGAAGACTCACGAGTCGTCTTTTGGCATCCTTTAGAATCTCATGCTCCGAGGCTACACCGGCATCAAGCAGACAGGAGGCCTGGAGTGCGATAAGCCTGGGCTCACCATAGCGGGTGAAGTTTTCCATGGCGAATGGAAGTGCTTCCTTCACCAGCCCGCAGCCAGGCCCGTCAAATAGGGCGAAAAAACCAAGCGCAAGGAAATGAATAGCCGGAGAAGAGGTAAACCGGTTTGCGTGGCTGCGTAAACTCAAAAGATAGTTGCGAACCTTCTTGACCTCAGGACTTTGATGCTGACCTGCCCTGCATAACTGGCGTCCCACGTATGCCGAAAGCCACAGCCTTCCCCATTCACCGCCCATTTCATCTTCCAACTCAAGCTGTGAGAAGGCTTCCTGCCAGTAACCGTCCGGATGTTGGCGAGAGCGAATGAACTCCACTGCCCGGTGGCAAACAGGAGAGGATACAATCCCAAACTCGCTCGCGTAGCCGAGTATCTTGACCGTTTCTGCAATATTTGACGGTTCCGCATACACCAGATTTATGGGGTAGCCGCCGTCCGGGTTCTGGTAGGCACCCAGAAGCCAGGTGGCCATGGTGTCATCGCGCTCGGAGTTGAAAAGGAATCTGCTGCGGTACCGATCAAGGTCGGTTCCTTCCAGTTCGATGTACTCCAGGGCTTGTTCAACACGCAGCATCTTTCCTCCTCCTCAGTTTAAACGAAACACCTGCCAAGTCAAGAGAGAAAAGTAAAGATATTACGAGAATGCCAATTGTGATAATGCTGGAGAAGATGATTCAGGGTGATTCTAGATTCGGAACAGATATACCACCTTGGCGTACACCGTAAACTCGCTCACGTGAACATCGAAGGGATTGGTAGTTTCTGGATCGCCTGAAAGATTGATAGAGGAAGCGATGTAGATGTAGCTGAGAGGTGCTATCTCCCAGGTAACGAGAAGCTGCTGCGAGTAGCGCTCTGCGTCGGTGTTCTGCTGAGCATTCAACCGGAAGCTTAAGCGACGGGTGGCGGTGTAGCGTATGCTCTCGCCCGCGGTCCAGCGAAAGGCGTTAGCGGGATCGGGCTCCCAGGATTCCTGGAAGGTAAAAAACCCTGTCGCGTAAGCGGAAAGCACCAGGTTGTGCATCGGACGCCAGGAGATGTTGGGACTTGCCGTAGCCACATGCCCGAAGTACTGAGGAACGTAATACTCGTAAACGTACTGGTCCCAGAGACTTATCCACAATCCGCCGTAGATGTCTTTTGTGGTGTTGCTGCTAAAGCCTGCATTCACACTTTTGATCCAGCGCAGGCTCTGATCCTCCTGGTAGAAGTTGCGGGAGGCCGAGCCGCTTAGATTCGCATACCAGCGGTTCGAAAACGACCCGCCCGCAGACCCCCAGACGGTGTAGGAGGGGATGGTGTCTTCAAGGTATCTGCCAACCGAGGGGCCAAGGTTAACCGAAATCGAGCGCAGCCAGCCGGAACCCCAGGAATCGCTGTAGCCGCCATTGATACTGGCCCACATGTGTCCGGGCCGAGAAAGATAGCCCGCCGCCCCCAGATCGGCCAGACTGTCGGTATAGGAGGCGCTGGCATGGAAGTTGAATCTGCCAGACTTGCCAAACCCCACAGCTCCCATCGGGCCGCCTTGTTTGTCGGCATGAAAGGAGTACAATCCCTCTCCGTTCACATACCAGTCATCTGTAATGGAAAGATCAAGATCGCAGCCCAGGACGCGATCACCCTGATGCTTTTCACCCCATCGCTCACACGAGGTAGCTATGATACCTGACTCGGAACGGCTAAAGAGATCTTGTTTGACGCGGGCAATGCTGTAAAGGGTTGCCGGTTCTCTGGCCTCGCTTCCGTAATAGTCGTAATCGATACTTCCTGTATAGGCCTCGATCAGCCCCAGCTCCGTCCCGCCTATCTTGCCGGTCAGCTTGGCACCTGTCCAGATTGGCACCTCCGAACCGTCAGGCAGCCTGCGGCCTATGCGTCGGGTGTAGACAGGTTCGAAGAACGAAAAATCAAAAAGATCGGCACCCTCGGTGAAGAAAGGCCTGCGTTCGGCAAGGTAAGTCTCGTATCTTGTGAGGTTGATCCGTTCGGGGTCGGCCTCTATCTGA
This genomic window from candidate division TA06 bacterium B3_TA06 contains:
- the argF gene encoding ornithine carbamoyltransferase, with protein sequence MKKDLVSIVDLNGEEIRELFKISAEIKGLELDLAKGKTLVLVFEKPSLRTRVTFSVAFFQLGGNVIYLAPADIGLGKRESVPDVARNLARWVDAIAARTFAHKTVQDLAEYADIPVINALSDAEHPCQALADFLTIYEHLGSGSTRGSEAFSWGDIKLAYFGDGNNVCHSLMLTVARLGAHMVIGGPQGYGPKDEFIKAATDEAAKTGASITITNDAHEAAADADVIYTDVWASMGQEQEAAERRSLFAPFQVNSELLSHAKPDVLVEHCLPAHRGEEITDEVLDGEHSVVLDEAENRLHIQKAILYRLLLLTGD
- a CDS encoding nitroreductase; the encoded protein is MDVAKAIRDRRSVRSYEKKVIPQDVLLKVLEAARLAPSANNRQPWKFVVVREAAKRAALAKAAKEQQFVAEAPVVIAAVALEPERVMTCGVPTYAVDLAIAVDHITLAAVQQGLGSCWIGAFYQEDVKKILDIPDEYKVAALLTLGYPRDQARFKNRKPLEEIVCYDSWG